One part of the Enterococcus sp. DIV1094 genome encodes these proteins:
- a CDS encoding cytidine deaminase, whose protein sequence is MSEIKQEWIDIAIDALDKAYVPYSKFPVGACLVTASGKTYQGLNIENASFGLTNCAERTAFFKAVSEKEMDFAHLVVAGHTPEPISPCGACRQVMAEFCDAEMPVTLVGDHGVTKTMTVRELLPYAFSEKDL, encoded by the coding sequence ATGTCAGAAATCAAACAAGAATGGATCGATATCGCGATCGACGCTTTGGATAAAGCGTATGTTCCTTACTCCAAATTTCCAGTCGGTGCTTGTTTAGTGACAGCCTCTGGGAAAACCTATCAAGGATTGAATATCGAAAATGCGTCATTTGGTTTAACGAATTGCGCAGAACGTACCGCATTTTTTAAGGCAGTATCCGAAAAAGAAATGGATTTTGCTCATCTAGTCGTTGCAGGACACACGCCTGAGCCAATTTCTCCATGTGGCGCCTGTCGCCAAGTCATGGCAGAATTTTGTGACGCAGAGATGCCAGTCACGTTGGTAGGCGACCACGGTGTGACGAAAACAATGACCGTGAGAGAGTTATTACCTTACGCATTTTCAGAAAAAGATTTATAA